A genomic region of Columba livia isolate bColLiv1 breed racing homer chromosome 12, bColLiv1.pat.W.v2, whole genome shotgun sequence contains the following coding sequences:
- the IL13RA1 gene encoding interleukin-13 receptor subunit alpha-1, giving the protein MDRPGTSLPCRLLLAVCWVVTAGTAAGAKVLPPPSNLDYSFIQICTLNWTWNPPENVSSSCDLEYSSDIVIDEIPQDKREWSKNHFRVTDTFLNEEMRFKVRSECKYDNTSKPSRWVETSLLPKGIPGTAAVDLSCIWHNLEYMVCTWRPGENAGSDTNYSLFYWFDGLKNHKKCNNYSMHQGTFGCIFNFSFPKLTNTYPAISILVRDDSEEIRPVCTSKNPTTLVKPATPRWVKLSKINDEIYLEWSESDTFPQNCLFYEVGYHNGDMDSAQIIKVETNYTSIPSVDPNSKYIFKVRAKPKPECYSSKLYSDWSEEKSIGEKTDSTFYFVLIIALPVTVAVSTIILLVYLKRLKILILPPIPDPREILKRMFGEQNDDSQGCAKDDSVNAFDRFIKEEEIHSLILTETPECTNSEKENR; this is encoded by the exons ATGGATCGTCCCGGAACGTCGCTGCCGTGCCGGCTTCTGCTCGCCGTCTGCTGGGTGGTCACCGCGGGGACAGCGGCAG gAGCAAAAGTTCTTCCACCTCCATCCAACCTGGACTACTCATTTATCCAAATCTGCACCCTGAACTGGACGTGGAACCCCCCAGAGAACGTAAGCAGTAGCTGCGACCTGGAGTATTCCAGCGACATTGTGATTGATGAGATCCCTCAGGACAAAAGA GAATGGAGTAAGAATCACTTTCGTGTGACGGATACATTCTTGAATGAGGAAATGCGTTTCAAAGTGAGAAGTGAATGCAAGTACGACAACACCAGCAAGCCCAGCCGATGGGTGGAGACCTCCCTCCTGCCAAAAG GTATTCCAGGTACTGCTGCTGTTGACTTAAGCTGCATTTGGCACAATCTGGAGTACATGGTTTGTACATGGCGTCCTGGGGAGAATGCAGGCAGTGATACCAATTATTCGTTGTTCTACTG GTTTGATGGTTTGAAAAACCATAAGAAGTGCAACAACTATTCTATGCACCAAGGAACCTTTGGATGCATTTTCAATTTTAGCTTCCCAAAACTCACCAATACTTACCCAGCTATAAGTATTTTGGTTAGAGATGATTCTGAAGAAATTAGGCCTGTGTGTACAAGTAAAAATCCTACCACCCTTG taaAACCTGCTACACCAAGATGGGTTAAGCTGTCAAAGATCAATGATGAAATATATTTAGAATGGAGTGAATCAGACACCTTTCCacaaaattgtttattttatgaAGTTGGATATCACAATGGTGATATGGACAGCGCTCAGATAATTAAA GTCGAAACTAATTATACGTCAATTCCTAGCGTTGATCCTAATAGCAAGTACATCTTCAAAGTGAGAGCAAAACCAAAGCCTGAGTGTTACAGCAGCAAACTCTATAGTGACTGGAGCGAAGAAAAGAGTATTG gtgaGAAGACAGACTCTAcattctattttgttttaataatcgCCCTTCCAGTAACAGTAGCAGTGTCTACGATAATTCTACTAGTTTATCTAAAAAG GCTGAAGATATTAATTCTACCACCAATTCCAGACCCTAGAGAAATTCTTAAGCGCATGTTTGGAGAACAGAATGACGATTCCCAG GGTTGTGCAAAGGATGATTCTGTGAATGCTTTTGACAGGTTtattaaagaagaagaaattcattctttaattttaacagaaactCCAGAGTGTACtaattctgaaaaagaaaaccgaTAA